The Sesamum indicum cultivar Zhongzhi No. 13 linkage group LG6, S_indicum_v1.0, whole genome shotgun sequence genome has a segment encoding these proteins:
- the LOC105164423 gene encoding cytochrome P450 76C1-like produces the protein MNLPADSALILAALVLIFSILWPILKLINSGKKTPFLPPGPGGLPILGYLPFLRSDLHHQFTELAGKYGPIYKLRLGNKLCTVISSPSLIKEVLRNHDTIFANRDTTVAARIATYDFNDIAWSPYGSQWRNLRKLFVREMLSNTNLEATYNLRKEEVRKAVKEIYSKIGTPMDICELAFKIDLNVIINLIWGGKIQGERRDRILNSLLPVLADMLDLLVKPNISDFFPVLARFDIQGVAKEMTTLLERVEGITKDAIDERMKNPSNKMKAVVTKKDRRTDFLQILVDLMQEEDNKESLGEAQIKAMLINILVGGTDTSSTTIEWVMAELLCHPKVMEKVQNELNDVVGLNNIVEEFHISKLEYLDAVLKETLRLHPIGPFLTPRTPSQTCTVGGYTIPKDSTVFLNVWSIQRDPLAWEDPLEFKPERFLGNTTKWDFSGNNFNYIPFGSGRRVCAGLPLAERMIRYVLASLLHSFEWKLPEGEKLDMSDKLVMALRKKIPLTAVPIPRLYNSDLYE, from the exons ATGAATCTGCCAGCTGATTCAGCTCTCATACTGGCAGCTCTGGTACTCATATTCTCCATCCTTTGGCCCATTCTGAAGTTGATCAACTCAGGCAAGAAAACGCCTTTCTTGCCTCCAGGGCCAGGTGGCTTGCCAATCCTCGGCTACTTGCCGTTTCTTCGCAGTGATTTGCATCATCAGTTTACAGAATTGGCTGGTAAGTACGGCCCAATCTACAAGCTCCGGCTTGGGAACAAACTTTGCACCGTGATCAGCTCCCCGTCTCTCATAAAAGAGGTGCTTCGCAATCACGACACGATCTTCGCCAACCGAGACACCACCGTTGCAGCACGCATCGCCACTTATGACTTCAATGACATTGCCTGGTCCCCATATGGCTCTCAGTGGCGCAACCTGAGAAAACTATTTGTACGAGAAATGCTAAGTAATACCAACCTTGAGGCCACCTACAATCTTAGGAAAGAAGAGGTTAGAAAAGCTGTCAAAGAAATCTATTCCAAGATCGGGACACCCATGGACATCTGTGAATTGGCTTTCAAGATTGATCTCAATGTTATAATAAACTTGATCTGGGGTGGCAAGATTCAGGGCGAGAGGCGGGACAGGATTCTTAACAGCTTATTGCCGGTGCTTGCTGATATGCTAGATTTACTGGTAAAGCCTAACATCTCTGATTTTTTTCCAGTCTTAGCCAGGTTTGATATCCAAGGAGTTGCAAAAGAAATGACTACTCTTCTAGAAAGGGTGGAGGGGATCACTAAAGATGCTATCGATGAACGAATGAAAAATCCTTCTAATAAAATGAAGGCTGTAGTAACTAAGAAAGACAGGCGAACAGATTTTCTGCAAATCCTCGTAGACCTTATGCAGGAGGAGGATAATAAGGAATCACTTGGGGAAGCACAGATAAAAGCCATGTTAATA AACATTCTAGTTGGTGGAACAGATACTTCATCGACTACGATTGAGTGGGTTATGGCAGAGCTATTGTGCCACCCAAAAGTGATGGAAAAGGTGCAAAATGAATTAAACGACGTTGTGGGATTGAACAATATTGTAGAAGAGTTCCACATCTCGAAACTGGAGTACTTGGATGCCGTTCTGAAGGAAACTTTACGCCTTCATCCAATAGGACCCTTCTTAACCCCAAGAACTCCAAGTCAAACTTGCACTGTTGGAGGATACACTATCCCCAAGGATTCAACTGTCTTTCTAAATGTTTGGTCTATTCAAAGGGATCCTCTAGCTTGGGAAGATCCATTGGAATTTAAGCCAGAGAGATTCTTAGGCAACACAACAAAATGGGATTTTAGCGgcaataatttcaattatatccCATTTGGATCCGGGAGGAGGGTTTGCGCTGGTCTACCACTAGCAGAAAGGATGATCAGATATGTGTTGGCCTCACTCTTGCATTCATTTGAGTGGAAACTACCGGAAGGGGAAAAGCTTGACATGTCTGATAAGTTAGTGATGGCTTTGAGGAAGAAAATACCACTAACTGCTGTGCCTATTCCAAGGTTATATAATTCGGATTTGTACGAGTAA